One Vibrio tubiashii ATCC 19109 genomic window, TCCGCTATGGCCATGATTGGGAAAAATGGCGCTGATAGGTCTATTGAGTTGTCCATACTTTGTATCGAAAGTATGGAACGATTCATTATATGGAGAGCTTCTCGGATCTCAGAATACGAATATGACTTCCCTACCCTCTTGAGCTCTTCATAAATTTCATAAAGCGTGAAGGCAATCCCGACAAACTTTGTGCCAGCGTTTGTACCTGTTGTTGCTTCATAGGCTTCAGCTCTTCGTTCGGTCGCAAGCTTGCGTAGTACGTCTTCTATGATCTCTTCCCTCGCGCCTGGAAAAACAAAGACCCTTTGCTTTGTGCCACCTTTTACACGCTCAATATTTGCCGCTGTGACAGAGATCCGAAGTTCCATGTCTTTGTAGTTGGTTATGCGGGTGAATTCTGTTTCTTCTGCCGAAGCTGAACTCAGGTATTTATTGTGCTTGTCGTATAAGAATTTACCGGCGAGATCGTAGATTTCGAGAGTATTGCTGTAGTTCTTGTCCAGTAGTGGATCAAGCTCGAAAAGATCAAGGTTAAGTTGCTGCGACTTAATCGGCTCCAAATCATTTTTATTCATATTTTTTATTCCTACCGCAACAAAAGCTTCATACCCAAGATCACATTAGAGCACCAAATACGGCTTATATTAACAGATTGCCCTTAAAAATTAGCATATTCACCAAATAGTGCTTTTTTTTAGTAAAGCGTGAATATAGAATCGGATTATCCACGATACGTGAAAAAAGTCAATTTGAACAGCAAAGGATACCGAAATGACCGATAACGACACCCAAAAAAGCTACCTGCTGGCTTCTCTTAAAAAGATCAGCACAGTGGTAAAACGCGGCGAGACCATCATGAAAGAGATTCCTGGCCTGGTCCGCAAGACACAAAAATCCAAGCATGATCCGGAGTGGCTGGAGGTCGCTCAGGTAGATGAACGTATTCAGAAACGTCGTTACGGTACAACTCAGGCTGCTGAGCTTGCAGGTATCAGTCACTCTCTCCTTTACGCGGCAGAACAAGATGGGCGACTACCAGAACCAGAGTATCGTTTAGATACAGCTAAGAAGGTTCGTTCTGGATACACCATGAATCATATCAATCATATTCGCCAGGTGTTCAATACGGCTCCTCGAAAGCCTGAAGGTGCGTCTGCTGCTGTGGTTGGCATCCTCAATTTGAAAGGTGGAAGTCAGAAGACAACTACCTGTCACTTGTTTTCTCAGTACCTTGCTATGAAGGGGTATCGCGTTCTCTTACTTGATACTGATCCCCAAG contains:
- a CDS encoding replication initiation protein, which translates into the protein MNKNDLEPIKSQQLNLDLFELDPLLDKNYSNTLEIYDLAGKFLYDKHNKYLSSASAEETEFTRITNYKDMELRISVTAANIERVKGGTKQRVFVFPGAREEIIEDVLRKLATERRAEAYEATTGTNAGTKFVGIAFTLYEIYEELKRVGKSYSYSEIREALHIMNRSILSIQSMDNSIDLSAPFFPIMAIADRGNKKETRSFVCFHPMVTDVILTLNFRRYNYAKALEFKRHYTRLTYKRLCHRWVQASPGKPYTILLSTLISAMKDPYQNTYQDKALFKDVMDDLVNEDVLERYEMIPKKEGKKIVDWRFELYASNTFAKQVAANNKVANALLGNDPKPEEHPVSRIQEIKDEIDF